A genomic segment from Pseudoduganella chitinolytica encodes:
- a CDS encoding RHS repeat-associated core domain-containing protein: MSTLENENGSVYCFQYDPVGRLLQEQGFDGKTTEYRYHEGTGVLAETVEAGVTTRLDFDPMGRLVQRRAAAPGQAEQIETFAYNANGQLADARNEHARLQWLYDAAGNLVREHQHYQGPFHPDKRTAVWHHGYDELNQRIGTIRPDGHRIDWLTYGAGHVHGLLLDGQELVSFERDALYQETGRTQANGLLQTMKYDPAGRLIEQQLGAIARTQQNFAPDQYRPDVQVGMQAAIQRRYCYDQSGQLTGIDDNRRGRIEYRYDPVGRLLAANSAMGHETFAFDPAGNIQAPNTAQREATSQRTPLPKVLDNMLKEYAGTSYRYDERGNLVERVQNGQRDTFEWDAFNCMTRANTRYGVTTFAYDPLGRRIAKHSQAAEGTAFRQATRTTYGWDGDTLALESSVHQGHAGRERTVHYVYERGSFIPLVQATRNRALQLAPTTDVKALMAGNDGRYDIALDPLWNGELEHGPEPFSKDEIAFYQCDHLGTPQELTDCDGNVAWSAQYQAWGKAKDAISDAAYKAGIRNPMRFQGQYLDDETGLHYNRFRYYDPDTARYLTRDPIGLSGGHHLYQYVPNSTGWIDPLGLSGRKEPKPWIPPGNAKEGWQHIDERHISGTHSDGPGDLFERGSTQAQIQIACECLVKKGTRVSDPNRRIQTYEKRMKINGKMDRVRGIFDSQDGNRTITVFPVRSE; this comes from the coding sequence TTGTCCACACTCGAAAACGAAAACGGCAGCGTCTACTGCTTCCAGTACGATCCGGTCGGCCGCCTGCTGCAGGAACAGGGTTTCGATGGCAAGACCACCGAGTACCGCTACCATGAAGGCACCGGCGTGCTGGCGGAAACCGTCGAAGCTGGCGTCACCACGCGGCTCGACTTCGACCCCATGGGCCGACTGGTGCAACGCCGCGCCGCAGCCCCCGGGCAGGCCGAGCAAATCGAAACGTTCGCCTACAACGCCAACGGCCAACTGGCCGACGCAAGGAACGAGCACGCCCGGCTGCAATGGCTTTACGACGCTGCCGGAAATTTGGTACGCGAGCACCAGCATTACCAAGGTCCATTCCACCCGGACAAGCGCACCGCGGTCTGGCACCACGGCTACGATGAACTCAACCAGCGCATCGGCACCATTCGCCCGGACGGCCACCGCATCGACTGGCTGACTTACGGCGCCGGCCACGTACACGGCTTGCTGCTCGATGGGCAAGAGCTCGTGTCTTTCGAGCGTGACGCGCTGTACCAGGAAACCGGCCGCACGCAGGCCAACGGCCTGCTGCAAACGATGAAGTACGACCCGGCCGGCCGCCTGATCGAACAACAGCTAGGCGCGATCGCACGGACCCAGCAGAACTTCGCTCCCGACCAATATCGCCCCGACGTCCAGGTCGGTATGCAGGCAGCGATCCAGCGGCGCTACTGCTATGACCAGTCCGGCCAACTGACCGGCATCGACGACAACCGGCGCGGCCGCATCGAGTACCGCTACGACCCGGTCGGGCGCCTGCTCGCCGCGAACAGCGCCATGGGCCACGAAACCTTCGCGTTCGACCCGGCAGGCAATATCCAGGCGCCGAATACTGCGCAGCGAGAGGCAACCAGCCAGCGCACCCCGCTACCAAAAGTGCTGGACAACATGCTCAAGGAATATGCCGGCACCAGCTACCGCTACGACGAGCGCGGCAACCTCGTCGAACGGGTGCAGAATGGACAGCGCGACACGTTCGAATGGGATGCGTTCAACTGCATGACCCGTGCTAACACCCGGTATGGTGTCACCACCTTTGCCTACGATCCACTGGGGCGGCGCATTGCCAAGCACAGCCAGGCGGCGGAAGGCACTGCCTTCAGGCAGGCGACCCGAACCACGTACGGCTGGGATGGCGACACGCTGGCGCTTGAGAGCAGCGTCCACCAGGGACATGCGGGGCGCGAACGAACCGTTCACTATGTGTACGAGCGCGGCAGCTTCATACCGCTGGTTCAGGCCACGCGAAACCGGGCCCTTCAGTTGGCGCCGACCACGGATGTGAAAGCGCTGATGGCAGGCAACGACGGAAGGTATGACATTGCTCTTGATCCGCTATGGAATGGGGAACTCGAGCATGGCCCCGAGCCGTTCAGCAAGGATGAGATCGCCTTCTATCAATGCGACCACCTTGGTACGCCGCAGGAGCTGACGGATTGCGATGGCAACGTAGCCTGGTCCGCGCAGTACCAGGCGTGGGGGAAAGCGAAAGATGCAATCAGCGACGCCGCGTACAAGGCGGGGATACGTAACCCGATGCGGTTCCAGGGGCAATACCTCGACGACGAAACCGGGCTGCACTACAACAGATTCCGCTACTATGATCCCGATACAGCGCGGTATCTGACGCGAGATCCAATCGGTCTGTCCGGTGGTCACCACCTTTATCAATATGTGCCAAACTCGACAGGGTGGATTGATCCGTTAGGATTGTCTGGACGGAAAGAGCCAAAGCCATGGATTCCGCCGGGCAATGCCAAAGAAGGCTGGCAACACATTGATGAACGTCATATTAGTGGTACGCATTCCGATGGCCCGGGCGATTTATTCGAACGGGGTTCAACGCAAGCACAAATTCAAATCGCATGCGAATGCCTTGTCAAAAAAGGTACGAGGGTCAGTGACCCTAACCGAAGAATACAAACATACGAGAAAAGAATGAAGATCAACGGCAAAATGGATCGAGTACGTGGCATCTTCGACTCTCAGGATGGCAACCGAACGATTACGGTGTTTCCAGTAAGAAGTGAATGA